One segment of Paenibacillus rhizovicinus DNA contains the following:
- a CDS encoding YheC/YheD family protein codes for MSRHVYSKWVKTEAIRKYAAIEDHVPDTRRMTKSSLFNKLKRYNMVYVKPEIGTFGNGVMRVECRSGGYKFQKGAKIHTFVSYDAMYKSILRHTGGKRYLVQKGIHLLKHQGGRFDLRVMVQYSPDRRWKTTGIIGRVAAKNKIVTNFHNGGRLVQANRLLTPHTSKPKSLLKSLSKLGVRVGRAMKSAFPGVYVIGLDVALDKTLHPWILEVNTSPDPYIFKKHEDPKVFKTIMRYARSYPKR; via the coding sequence ATGTCACGACACGTATATAGTAAGTGGGTTAAAACAGAGGCAATACGCAAATATGCAGCAATCGAAGATCATGTGCCCGATACGCGCAGAATGACTAAGTCGTCGTTATTCAATAAGTTGAAACGCTATAATATGGTATATGTTAAGCCCGAAATTGGAACGTTCGGAAATGGTGTTATGCGGGTTGAGTGCAGGTCAGGTGGTTATAAGTTTCAAAAAGGGGCAAAGATCCATACATTCGTAAGCTACGATGCTATGTATAAATCCATTTTACGTCACACTGGCGGAAAGCGGTACTTGGTGCAGAAGGGCATTCATCTGCTCAAGCATCAAGGGGGGAGATTTGACCTTCGTGTCATGGTTCAATATTCTCCAGATCGAAGGTGGAAGACAACGGGGATTATTGGCAGGGTTGCAGCCAAAAACAAAATCGTGACTAATTTCCATAATGGCGGAAGGTTAGTCCAGGCAAACCGGTTATTGACTCCGCATACGAGTAAACCAAAAAGCTTGTTGAAATCTCTCTCGAAACTAGGCGTTCGAGTCGGGAGAGCGATGAAATCTGCATTTCCGGGCGTTTACGTTATCGGGCTTGATGTGGCGCTGGATAAAACCTTGCATCCCTGGATACTTGAAGTGAATACGAGTCCTGATCCGTATATCTTCAAGAAACACGAGGATCCAAAAGTGTTTAAGACGATCATGAGATATGCACGATCCTATCCAAAGAGGTAA
- a CDS encoding response regulator transcription factor, with protein sequence MRMLVVEDDATLLRIIRDVFEGESFLTDGAETGDEGYFLAEQAIHDLIVLDVMLPGMSGLEIISKLRAKSIRVPIILLTARDAINDRVAGLDAGADDYLTKPFAVSELLARARAVLRRKGTIGLEGEMTCGVIRIVPSAREAFNGDTPLLLTATEYKLLEFFLGHKNQILTREQIFDRIWGFDSGSATTAVDVYVHLLRKKLSAVGAGNILQTVRGIGYLVKGDTDVQ encoded by the coding sequence ATGCGCATGCTCGTAGTCGAAGACGATGCTACGCTCCTCCGGATTATCCGTGACGTTTTCGAAGGTGAATCTTTTTTGACGGACGGTGCGGAGACTGGTGACGAGGGTTATTTCTTGGCTGAACAAGCGATTCATGATTTGATCGTTCTGGATGTGATGCTGCCCGGGATGAGCGGCCTTGAAATCATAAGTAAATTAAGAGCCAAATCGATACGCGTCCCGATTATTTTATTGACGGCCAGAGACGCCATTAATGATCGCGTTGCGGGCTTGGACGCGGGAGCCGATGACTATCTAACAAAGCCGTTCGCTGTATCGGAATTGTTGGCGCGGGCACGAGCTGTTCTAAGAAGGAAAGGCACCATCGGTCTTGAAGGGGAGATGACATGCGGAGTTATTCGAATCGTTCCTTCTGCCCGAGAGGCGTTTAACGGAGATACCCCGCTGCTCCTGACAGCCACGGAGTATAAACTGCTTGAGTTTTTCCTGGGCCATAAGAATCAGATTCTAACCCGTGAACAGATCTTCGATCGCATTTGGGGGTTCGATTCGGGATCAGCCACGACGGCAGTCGATGTATACGTGCACCTTTTACGCAAGAAGCTCAGCGCAGTCGGCGCCGGCAACATCCTTCAGACAGTGCGAGGGATTGGTTATCTTGTTAAAGGAGACACCGATGTTCAATAA
- a CDS encoding sensor histidine kinase — protein MFNNVRRRLVVLNAAVILLALTMLSSLIYFHMHYRLYHDTDEILKMAERRVQSFQNLPEMLRTGRSDPNQDETTTYLFWNAEGNLIGQLPVQSFSPDITYHFKLSSTTSELRTVNADKRTYRVLQFPAMQKQETIVSIGIVRSLEDAKSTLHSLMWDISLAIIAGVVISIFSGIFLAGRALVPIRNSWENQQRFVADASHELRTPTAVILAQTELLLRHPSHSIEQESPHIAVILKESKRMNRLLSDLLTLARTDSNQLQLQRSVIALDVVLQELIEHFRLLSVTKEIDIGSDLQTPLSLVGDEGRIRQLLIILLDNALKFTPPYGHIEIIGRYRSDFVYICVKDNGCGIAEADLPYVFDRFYRGDKARSRAEGGTGLGLSIAKWIVNAHGGMIRIDSTVNLGTSVELFLPRK, from the coding sequence ATGTTCAATAACGTTCGCAGACGATTAGTCGTTCTTAATGCCGCGGTGATCCTGCTAGCACTCACGATGCTAAGCTCACTCATTTATTTTCATATGCACTATCGGTTATACCATGATACTGACGAAATCTTGAAAATGGCGGAAAGACGAGTCCAATCCTTTCAGAACCTCCCGGAAATGCTCCGAACTGGCCGGTCGGATCCTAATCAAGACGAAACGACAACGTACTTATTCTGGAATGCGGAGGGCAACCTGATTGGGCAATTACCTGTGCAATCCTTCTCTCCGGATATTACATATCATTTTAAACTTTCATCGACTACGTCGGAGCTGCGAACGGTGAATGCAGACAAACGAACCTATAGGGTCTTACAATTTCCGGCCATGCAAAAGCAGGAGACCATTGTCTCCATCGGAATCGTAAGGAGCCTCGAAGATGCCAAGAGCACGCTCCATTCCTTGATGTGGGATATCTCGTTAGCCATCATCGCAGGCGTGGTCATTTCCATCTTCAGCGGGATATTTCTAGCCGGTCGGGCGCTAGTCCCGATTCGAAATTCCTGGGAAAATCAACAGCGATTCGTTGCGGATGCTTCTCATGAACTACGTACGCCGACCGCTGTCATTCTTGCCCAGACTGAGCTTCTTCTTCGCCATCCCTCTCATTCGATCGAACAGGAAAGCCCGCATATTGCAGTCATATTAAAAGAAAGCAAACGGATGAACAGACTTCTGAGCGACTTGTTGACTCTTGCCCGTACCGACTCTAACCAGTTACAACTTCAACGGTCTGTCATCGCCTTGGATGTTGTATTACAAGAATTGATCGAACATTTCCGGTTATTGTCCGTTACGAAAGAAATCGATATCGGCAGCGATCTTCAAACTCCCCTGTCCTTGGTCGGGGACGAAGGGCGGATTCGCCAGCTCCTGATCATCCTGTTGGATAATGCGCTTAAATTCACGCCTCCGTATGGGCATATCGAAATCATCGGGCGATATCGCTCCGATTTCGTATATATTTGCGTTAAAGACAATGGCTGCGGCATAGCAGAGGCGGATCTCCCTTATGTATTCGACCGGTTTTATCGCGGGGACAAAGCCCGATCCAGAGCCGAAGGAGGAACAGGGCTAGGTCTGTCCATCGCAAAATGGATCGTAAATGCGCATGGCGGGATGATCCGAATCGACTCGACTGTAAACCTAGGCACCAGCGTAGAGCTGTTTTTACCTAGAAAGTAA
- a CDS encoding alpha/beta hydrolase family protein, whose protein sequence is MIEQITVAANPAYPLEGILTLPDSQIEKAPAVVLVHGSGTLDKDETIGANKVFRDLADGLAKRGIASIRYDKRTFAYGKQMVQELGGKLSVKEEVLEDAVAAVKLLKNDPRVDANRIFIIGHSLGGALAPRMDAEGEDVAGFIILAGTPRTLDEVILNQNEDAIKQLDASQQQIALAQVKDLQTKFDAIPEMTVEVAQQTILFGSVYAWYFKEMNQHPLKNYIAQNKKPIFIAQGDKDVQVSVEKDFNRYRELLNDHPDVTFKLYPGLNHLFMKAAFGTLKDIWNEYNIPQTVDGTVLTDIAEWILAQ, encoded by the coding sequence ATGATAGAACAGATTACGGTTGCGGCCAACCCCGCCTATCCCTTGGAAGGAATTCTAACGCTGCCTGATTCTCAGATTGAAAAAGCTCCAGCAGTTGTGTTGGTACACGGTTCCGGCACTTTGGATAAAGATGAAACCATTGGCGCAAACAAGGTTTTTCGAGACCTTGCGGATGGACTTGCAAAGCGAGGGATTGCTTCGATTCGATACGACAAGCGCACCTTCGCTTATGGCAAGCAGATGGTTCAAGAACTCGGCGGCAAACTTTCGGTCAAAGAAGAGGTCTTAGAGGACGCGGTTGCAGCTGTCAAGTTGCTAAAAAACGATCCCCGGGTAGATGCAAACCGAATTTTCATTATCGGACACAGTTTAGGCGGGGCACTTGCGCCAAGAATGGATGCGGAAGGCGAAGACGTGGCAGGATTCATCATCCTAGCCGGCACACCGCGAACGCTGGATGAAGTTATCCTCAACCAAAATGAAGATGCAATCAAACAGCTGGATGCGTCCCAGCAACAAATAGCCTTGGCGCAGGTAAAAGATTTGCAAACCAAGTTCGATGCTATACCTGAAATGACGGTCGAGGTTGCGCAGCAGACCATTTTGTTTGGCTCCGTTTATGCTTGGTATTTCAAGGAAATGAATCAACATCCCCTTAAGAATTATATAGCTCAAAACAAAAAACCGATTTTTATCGCACAGGGCGATAAGGATGTACAGGTATCGGTTGAAAAAGATTTCAATCGCTACCGGGAGCTGTTGAACGACCATCCCGATGTCACATTCAAGCTTTATCCCGGTTTGAACCATCTCTTTATGAAAGCCGCGTTTGGTACGTTAAAAGACATTTGGAATGAATATAACATTCCACAAACCGTGGACGGGACTGTGTTAACGGATATCGCAGAATGGATATTGGCACAATAA
- a CDS encoding chromate transporter — translation MDRTNARNPYLSKANLRTLLEVGMVSTKLGLTSFGGPIAHLVYFQNEYIKKRKWMDERAYAELVALCQFLPGPSSSQVGMGIGIIRAGITGGAIAWLGFTLPSVIALLLFALLLQGFDIGNAGWVHGLKIVAVSIVAQGVYGMGKTLTPDRNRASIAIGTMVLTLLLPAALSQVMLIVFAALIGILLYRHKEAPAASELVIPVNKGVAAGCLILFLGLLAGLPLLNRLTDNPWLAIADSFYRSGALVFGGGHVVLPLLEKEVVPAGWISKQDFLAGYGAAQAVPGPLFTFATYLGAMIRGVWGAVLATIAIFLPAFLLIVGALPFWNRIRGSANMRGALTGVNAAVVGILLAALYNPIWTSAILSTEDFVLAVVLFGMLVFWKLPPWLIVIAGIVGGSLISYIQ, via the coding sequence ATGGATCGCACAAACGCACGGAATCCGTACCTATCGAAAGCGAATCTACGGACGTTGCTGGAAGTAGGGATGGTCTCGACGAAGTTAGGGCTGACTTCTTTCGGAGGCCCTATTGCTCACCTTGTTTATTTTCAGAACGAATATATTAAGAAGAGGAAGTGGATGGACGAACGAGCCTATGCGGAACTCGTGGCGCTATGTCAGTTTTTGCCCGGACCTTCAAGCAGTCAAGTAGGAATGGGGATCGGAATTATTCGAGCCGGTATAACCGGCGGAGCGATCGCTTGGCTCGGGTTTACCCTTCCCTCCGTTATTGCGCTCCTTCTATTTGCTTTGTTATTACAAGGGTTTGATATTGGTAATGCAGGCTGGGTGCACGGATTGAAGATTGTGGCCGTCTCCATCGTGGCCCAAGGCGTCTACGGCATGGGGAAAACGTTAACGCCGGATCGAAACAGAGCGAGTATAGCCATTGGTACGATGGTCTTAACCTTGCTGCTGCCTGCGGCGTTAAGTCAGGTCATGCTGATCGTATTCGCAGCTTTAATCGGCATCTTGCTCTATCGTCATAAAGAAGCGCCTGCAGCATCGGAGTTGGTTATTCCAGTGAATAAAGGGGTAGCCGCCGGTTGTTTGATTCTGTTTCTCGGCCTATTAGCCGGTCTGCCATTGTTGAATCGATTGACCGATAATCCTTGGCTTGCAATTGCCGATAGCTTTTATCGGTCGGGTGCACTCGTATTCGGAGGCGGGCATGTGGTGCTGCCACTACTTGAGAAGGAAGTCGTTCCTGCAGGCTGGATCAGTAAACAAGACTTTCTAGCCGGTTATGGCGCGGCACAAGCCGTACCCGGCCCATTATTTACATTCGCAACATACCTTGGGGCTATGATTCGGGGAGTTTGGGGCGCCGTGCTCGCTACGATCGCTATATTTCTGCCGGCGTTTCTTCTCATTGTCGGAGCATTGCCTTTCTGGAATCGCATACGTGGGAGCGCTAATATGCGAGGTGCGCTGACAGGCGTCAATGCAGCGGTCGTGGGTATTCTGCTAGCGGCGTTGTATAACCCGATTTGGACTTCGGCGATCCTTTCGACAGAAGACTTTGTGCTTGCCGTCGTTTTATTCGGCATGTTGGTGTTTTGGAAGCTGCCTCCATGGCTGATCGTAATCGCAGGGATCGTAGGAGGGAGTCTAATTTCGTATATTCAGTAG
- a CDS encoding GNAT family N-acetyltransferase, with product MNEFARSDILAGLDAERRATGALSAGGDAVVERSENGSDCRIVIANCPPEEIDGLICRERDSAAAGGYTLEWKHYGHDAPEDLPERLVAAGFVPADEEEVLVLALDEASLAAFDDAGRHEIKIVRDEGSLADYAEISREIGRRNAEEERLALALQVQAGTDEMSIHIAYADGEPVACGRVYFRDGGTYAELSGGRTKTAHRRQGHFTSLVASRLRESRDRGRTHAFVDALPTSAPILRKLGFQFVTRTRPFVFVSDSHGIDG from the coding sequence ATGAACGAATTTGCGAGATCCGACATCCTGGCGGGCCTGGATGCGGAGCGCCGTGCGACGGGCGCGCTGTCTGCCGGCGGCGACGCAGTCGTCGAGCGTTCCGAGAACGGATCGGACTGCAGGATCGTGATCGCCAATTGCCCACCGGAGGAAATCGATGGACTGATCTGCCGGGAACGAGATTCCGCTGCAGCCGGCGGTTATACCCTTGAGTGGAAGCACTACGGCCACGATGCTCCCGAAGACCTGCCAGAGCGGCTCGTCGCCGCAGGGTTCGTGCCCGCCGACGAGGAGGAAGTGCTGGTTCTGGCGCTGGACGAGGCATCGCTTGCCGCCTTCGATGACGCCGGAAGGCACGAGATCAAGATCGTTCGGGACGAAGGCAGCCTAGCGGACTACGCCGAGATTTCCCGCGAGATTGGCAGGAGAAACGCGGAGGAAGAGCGGCTCGCGCTGGCTCTGCAAGTACAAGCGGGCACGGACGAGATGAGCATCCACATCGCTTACGCGGACGGCGAGCCCGTCGCCTGCGGGCGGGTTTATTTCCGAGACGGCGGCACGTACGCCGAATTATCCGGGGGCCGCACCAAGACCGCCCACCGGCGGCAAGGCCACTTCACTTCGCTGGTCGCATCGAGGCTGCGGGAATCCCGCGATCGTGGCCGGACGCATGCATTCGTCGATGCGCTGCCAACATCCGCGCCGATTCTGCGCAAGCTCGGCTTCCAGTTCGTGACACGGACGCGGCCGTTCGTGTTCGTTTCGGATTCGCATGGAATTGACGGATGA
- a CDS encoding manganese efflux pump MntP has protein sequence MMETLFVWALTLSLGFDALIVSASLGLRKEPRDRMKIALLFAATEALMPIAGMIIGGALGHFFDGAISAIGALLLIGVAIYFLLFDGDEDESKALDQPLARWALLSVAIGISLDELAVGFTAGLMQLPIVLTILLIAAQSFAFSMIGITFGAKIKRFLGEWAEKISGIVLGLLGVWMLIESIAL, from the coding sequence ATGATGGAAACGTTATTCGTCTGGGCCTTGACCTTGTCGCTCGGTTTCGACGCGCTAATCGTATCGGCTTCGTTGGGCTTAAGGAAAGAACCGCGCGACAGGATGAAGATCGCGCTGCTATTCGCTGCGACCGAAGCCCTCATGCCGATTGCCGGAATGATTATCGGAGGAGCGCTCGGACATTTTTTCGATGGTGCGATATCCGCGATTGGCGCGTTATTGTTAATCGGCGTGGCGATCTATTTTCTGCTGTTCGACGGGGACGAGGACGAAAGCAAAGCACTTGATCAGCCGCTGGCCAGATGGGCGTTATTATCGGTGGCTATCGGCATTAGCCTGGACGAGCTTGCGGTTGGTTTTACCGCCGGATTGATGCAATTGCCGATCGTGCTTACGATCCTGCTGATCGCGGCCCAATCCTTCGCGTTCTCCATGATCGGCATAACATTCGGCGCCAAAATAAAACGTTTCCTCGGAGAGTGGGCAGAGAAAATATCAGGCATCGTACTGGGACTCCTGGGCGTGTGGATGCTTATCGAGAGCATTGCCCTCTAA
- a CDS encoding WGxxGxxG family protein translates to MITKILCGLSMAIVTLMLATSASAYSGTANGGNGGLGSGMGTGTHGANEGMSAKSYNLKMYGLPDETPRTNANANKEVSVYGTGTGSQFWDVNGNPIGTANRDHMYRTQSVASNDGYRAMSATTDNGKNWGNWGWLGLLGLVGLFGNRNRNPERHN, encoded by the coding sequence ATGATAACCAAGATTTTGTGCGGATTGAGTATGGCGATTGTGACGTTGATGCTTGCTACTTCTGCCTCTGCCTATTCGGGGACGGCAAACGGCGGAAACGGCGGACTCGGGAGCGGAATGGGCACGGGTACGCACGGCGCCAATGAAGGTATGTCCGCAAAAAGCTACAATTTGAAAATGTACGGCTTACCGGACGAAACGCCAAGAACGAACGCGAACGCCAACAAAGAAGTCAGCGTCTATGGAACGGGGACAGGCAGCCAATTCTGGGACGTAAACGGGAACCCGATCGGCACGGCGAACCGCGATCATATGTACCGCACCCAATCGGTCGCATCGAACGACGGGTATCGCGCCATGTCGGCAACGACCGATAATGGTAAAAATTGGGGGAATTGGGGCTGGCTCGGTTTGCTTGGGCTGGTTGGGCTATTCGGCAATCGCAACCGTAACCCGGAACGCCATAATTAA
- the pqqB gene encoding pyrroloquinoline quinone biosynthesis protein PqqB, with protein sequence MIIKVLGSAAGGGFPQWNCACPNCTRLRAGDPSVSARTNDSLAISPDGIRWALLNASPDICLQSDAASSLHPGPSLRGSPIQTVLLTDSELDHTTGLLQLRQGSSIEVYAPPPVLFALADDFPVRRILEPFASFRWRETIPEESFPLFGGQLSVCPFYLSDKPPRYIRAPLPWDPEREREREPWVIGYRISDRETGGVAVYAPGIESWSPTLERHLADADCLLLDGTFWQADELRALGVSELDAYDMGHLPVSGTNGSAGLLARLPARRKIYIHINNTNPMLVEHSPERRSLTALGIEVGFDGMELEV encoded by the coding sequence ATGATCATTAAAGTATTAGGATCCGCTGCGGGAGGAGGCTTCCCGCAATGGAATTGCGCTTGTCCGAACTGTACGCGATTAAGGGCCGGAGACCCTTCCGTTAGTGCCCGGACGAATGATTCGCTGGCCATAAGCCCGGACGGCATTCGTTGGGCGCTGCTGAACGCAAGCCCGGATATTTGCCTTCAATCGGATGCCGCCTCCTCTCTTCATCCAGGTCCTTCCTTGCGCGGTTCCCCCATTCAAACCGTACTCCTGACCGACTCGGAATTGGACCATACGACCGGACTTCTCCAACTCAGACAAGGTTCATCCATTGAAGTATACGCTCCCCCTCCCGTTCTCTTCGCGCTAGCGGACGACTTTCCGGTTCGCCGGATTCTAGAACCTTTCGCGAGCTTTCGGTGGCGAGAAACGATACCGGAGGAATCTTTCCCACTTTTTGGGGGACAATTATCGGTATGCCCGTTTTATTTGAGCGACAAGCCGCCTCGCTACATAAGGGCACCTCTGCCTTGGGATCCTGAACGTGAACGAGAACGGGAACCTTGGGTAATCGGTTACCGCATTTCGGATCGGGAGACCGGAGGCGTCGCCGTCTACGCGCCAGGGATCGAGTCATGGTCGCCAACGCTGGAACGGCATCTGGCGGACGCCGATTGCCTCTTGCTGGACGGAACCTTCTGGCAGGCCGACGAGCTTCGCGCGCTGGGCGTATCCGAGCTGGACGCGTACGATATGGGCCATCTCCCGGTATCCGGAACGAACGGAAGCGCCGGGCTGCTGGCGCGTTTGCCGGCACGTCGCAAAATCTATATTCACATCAATAATACGAACCCGATGTTGGTCGAACATTCGCCCGAACGACGAAGTTTGACAGCGCTAGGAATCGAAGTCGGGTTTGACGGAATGGAGTTGGAGGTTTGA